A part of Capsicum annuum cultivar UCD-10X-F1 chromosome 6, UCD10Xv1.1, whole genome shotgun sequence genomic DNA contains:
- the LOC107875771 gene encoding ribosomal RNA processing protein 36 homolog has translation MRKDKTAVASSSKIKFDDHESSSEDEEKEIEEELADVTFEELQRAWADGSDTVYRKFNSEGKTGRANKNRPMEVSSKKPVSRFREIIQVPKKATRDPRFETLTGQLDVERFKKRYNFLYEDNLPAEKEDLKKQLRKSNDPEEQNELKSRISWINKQLNSSGTKHTEREILAEHKKKEREAAKQGKQPYYLKKSEIKKRKLIEKYKELKASGKLEAYIEKKRRKNAAKDHRFLPYRRPGEQEN, from the coding sequence ATGAGAAAAGACAAAACAGCTGTTGCAAGTTCaagtaaaatcaaatttgatgatCATGAATCTTCGTCTGAAGATGAGGAAAAGGAGATAGAAGAGGAGCTTGCTGACGTGACCTTTGAGGAGTTGCAGAGAGCATGGGCTGATGGGTCTGATACAGTGTATAGGAAATTTAATTCGGAAGGAAAAACTGGCCGAGCAAACAAGAACAGGCCAATGGAGGTGAGTAGCAAGAAGCCAGTGAGCAGATTTAGGGAAATTATCCAAGTTCCTAAAAAGGCCACGCGTGACCCTCGCTTTGAGACTTTAACTGGCCAGCTTGACGTAGAACGGTTCAAAAAGAGATACAATTTTCTTTACGAGGATAATCTTCCAGCAGAAAAAGAAGACCTGAAGAAACAGCTGAGGAAGTCAAATGATCCAGAAGAGCAAAATGAACTGAAAAGTCGCATTTCTTGGATTAACAAACAATTGAATTCGTCAGGAACGAAGCACACAGAGAGAGAGATTCTGGCAGAGCACAAGAAGAAAGAGAGGGAAGCTGCTAAGCAAGGAAAACAACCTTATTACCtcaaaaaatctgaaattaaGAAGCGCAAACTTATTGAGAAATACAAGGAACTCAAAGCATCTGGTAAACTGGAAGCATATATTGAGAAGAAAAGGCGCAAGAATGCTGCGAAAGACCATAGATTCTTGCCATATCGGCGTCCTGGTGAGCAAGAAAACTAG